The Malus domestica chromosome 10, GDT2T_hap1 genome contains a region encoding:
- the LOC139188683 gene encoding uncharacterized protein — protein MALFEFNLQYVPQKAIKGQALADFLAQHPSPYGFRGNDVEISMVEMRDNYWTMYFDGSSTSSSAGVGVVIQSPNHYRWYFSLKLDFDCTNNQAEYEALIIDLGILHDLRATRALILNDSELVINQLNGSFRCMSCTLAPYHMVASYLAESFDGITFEHISQIHNTTTDELA, from the coding sequence ATGGCGTTATTCGAATTCAACTTGCAATACGTGCCCCAGAAAGCTATCAAAGGCCAGGCACTGGCTGATTTCCTTGCTCAACACCCTTCCCCATATGGTTTTAGGGGCAACGACGTCGAAATCAGCATGGTTGAAATGCGCGATAACTactggacgatgtactttgacGGCTCAAGTACTTCATCCTCGGCTGGCGTAGGAGTTGTTATTCAATCCCCAAACCActatcgttggtatttttcacTCAAGCTGGATTTTGATTGCACAAATAATCAAGctgaatacgaagcccttatcATCGACCTTGGAATCCTTCACGACTTGCGAGCGACCCGTGCCCTCATCCTCAATGACTccgaacttgtgattaaccaacttaatggttCTTTTCGATGCATGAGTTGTACCTTggcaccctaccacatggttgccagctatttggccgaatccTTCGACGGTATTACATTTGAACATATTTCCCAGATTCATAATACCACCACAGACGAGTTGGCTTAA